A single Carnobacterium inhibens subsp. inhibens DSM 13024 DNA region contains:
- a CDS encoding DNA-3-methyladenine glycosylase I — protein MERCTWATTKLMKKYHDEEWGKPLHDDQSLFELLILETMQAGLSWATILAKRENYRKALDGFNPAKIVLYNQEKLEELNSNPGIIRNKLKNASIIKNAKAFFKVKQEYETFDRYIWSFVDGQPIINHFNSMESLPAKTELSLKMSKDMKKRGFSFVGPVTCYAFMEAAGLVNDHIEGCKFK, from the coding sequence ATGGAAAGATGTACTTGGGCAACCACAAAGTTAATGAAGAAATACCACGATGAAGAATGGGGCAAACCCTTACACGATGATCAATCTTTATTTGAATTGTTGATTCTTGAAACGATGCAAGCAGGATTAAGTTGGGCTACGATTTTAGCTAAAAGAGAAAATTATCGCAAAGCATTGGATGGTTTCAATCCTGCTAAAATTGTTCTCTACAATCAAGAAAAATTAGAAGAGTTAAATTCAAATCCTGGCATCATCCGAAATAAATTAAAAAATGCATCTATTATAAAAAACGCAAAAGCCTTTTTTAAAGTCAAACAAGAGTATGAGACATTTGATCGGTATATTTGGTCATTTGTAGATGGACAACCGATTATCAATCATTTTAACAGTATGGAATCATTACCAGCAAAAACAGAATTATCCCTAAAGATGTCTAAAGATATGAAGAAAAGAGGGTTTTCATTTGTCGGACCAGTAACATGTTATGCGTTCATGGAAGCTGCTGGATTGGTAAATGACCATATTGAGGGATGTAAGTTTAAATAA
- a CDS encoding NlpC/P60 family protein has translation MNKKLLTIAILGTLSFSSLILPTAASAETYEDKVNKSEQQVNQTQEDIDAAQQKVDGLKAQSSQTETELATITNTINANKDKTTSLLAEIEASQKEKETLESEIKSLEEKIAQRSEQLEDQARTVQVNGDTKNYIEFIVEAESMSDVLGRVDVVTDLVKANKDLVQAQADDKEAVVGKKEQTEQSIVQQNALAAQLENAKAEMEKQLLEKEVVVSQLAIETASAETDKEKYIAQKAEAESQVAEYTAAQEAAEMAVLASFEEETEEAVVVESSETTEVVEETQESQKSVEETKVVASTPTETTKKTEKATNSTSTKTPVKTETPAKTETPAKTETKTPETPKPTTPAPSTTGGTSWSALQSHATSVMGTPYLYGGTTTNGFDCSGFTSYVFAKVGISLPRTAAGQYASSTKVTNPQPGDLVFFKDGGSITHVGIYVGNGQFIGSQSSTGVAYTSVNSSYWGPKLVGYGRY, from the coding sequence GTGAATAAAAAATTATTAACTATTGCGATCCTAGGAACCTTGTCATTTAGTTCTCTTATTTTACCAACTGCCGCTAGCGCTGAAACTTATGAAGATAAAGTGAATAAATCTGAACAACAAGTAAATCAAACTCAAGAAGACATTGATGCTGCTCAACAAAAAGTTGATGGATTAAAAGCTCAATCAAGTCAAACTGAAACTGAATTAGCAACTATCACAAATACAATCAATGCAAATAAAGATAAAACAACCTCATTATTAGCCGAAATTGAAGCTTCTCAAAAAGAAAAAGAGACATTAGAATCTGAAATCAAATCTCTTGAAGAAAAAATTGCACAACGCAGTGAACAACTTGAAGACCAAGCTCGTACAGTGCAAGTAAACGGAGATACAAAAAACTACATAGAATTTATCGTTGAAGCTGAATCTATGTCTGATGTTCTTGGACGCGTTGATGTCGTTACTGATTTAGTAAAAGCTAACAAAGATCTTGTTCAAGCTCAAGCAGATGATAAAGAAGCTGTTGTTGGAAAGAAAGAACAAACTGAACAATCAATCGTACAACAAAATGCTCTTGCAGCTCAACTGGAAAATGCAAAAGCTGAAATGGAAAAACAATTATTAGAAAAAGAAGTAGTGGTTTCTCAATTAGCTATCGAAACAGCTAGTGCTGAAACAGACAAAGAAAAATATATAGCTCAAAAAGCTGAAGCTGAAAGTCAAGTTGCCGAGTATACAGCAGCACAAGAAGCAGCTGAAATGGCAGTTTTAGCAAGTTTTGAAGAAGAAACTGAAGAAGCTGTTGTAGTAGAATCTTCAGAAACAACTGAAGTTGTAGAAGAAACACAAGAATCTCAAAAATCAGTTGAAGAAACTAAAGTTGTAGCTTCTACACCAACAGAAACTACTAAGAAAACTGAAAAAGCAACCAATTCTACTTCAACAAAAACGCCAGTTAAAACAGAAACACCAGCTAAAACAGAAACACCAGCTAAAACAGAAACAAAGACACCTGAAACTCCAAAACCTACAACGCCGGCACCATCTACAACAGGTGGTACGTCTTGGTCAGCATTACAATCACATGCAACTAGCGTGATGGGTACACCTTATTTATATGGTGGAACAACTACAAATGGTTTTGATTGTTCTGGTTTTACTTCTTATGTCTTTGCAAAAGTAGGTATCTCTTTACCACGTACAGCGGCAGGACAATATGCATCTTCTACTAAAGTTACAAATCCACAACCAGGTGATTTAGTATTCTTTAAGGATGGCGGTTCAATTACTCACGTTGGGATCTATGTTGGAAATGGCCAATTTATTGGATCACAAAGTAGTACAGGTGTGGCATATACTTCAGTTAACTCATCTTATTGGGGACCAAAACTTGTTGGATATGGACGTTACTAA
- a CDS encoding glycoside hydrolase family 13 protein has translation MTKMKWWQKAIIYQIYPRSFQDSNGDGIGDIKGALKHLDYIQSLGVNTLWVNPNMLSPQEDNGYDVSDYYAIDPLFGTKEQSEKFVKEVHDRGMKLIYDFPLNHTSTEHYWFKEAIKGPDNPYRDYYIWADAPDGRDYPNNWYSDDKEPSWTKEPNGNQFYLHLYKDSMADLNWANPSVRKELLDIGKFWIQNGIDGFRLDAVLYIDKKEGLPDDPDAPEDGEGSGKLVNEHGPNIRKYLEEFNEELRKYNEDLLVIGEAPTAGADLALDYIGSENDMIDNVISFTYFPEIDDDKDSELPYDIQIGPLDKGKFKNEMNAWQIKMADRGGPILYWNNHDMPRAVSRFGDTEDYRDNSSKLLATLMYLQKGVPIIYYGEEIGMKNSPIDDLSGFEVPGKEKVVEEAKQKGYSVNTIKRQLKARAKNISRGVMQWDDTEFAGFSTVKPWIEWNTEEKYNVQSQDSDPGSILNYYRKLLSLKKYFLFVEGTFELKPTKETLYIYERTLGAEKALIYCNFSNKAENLEVSEDLQKEWAVILENQGNHLKGTHLQLAPFGAVVFRKQLIE, from the coding sequence ATGACTAAAATGAAATGGTGGCAAAAAGCAATTATCTACCAAATTTACCCAAGAAGTTTCCAAGATTCTAATGGAGATGGGATTGGCGACATAAAAGGAGCTTTAAAACATCTTGATTATATCCAATCCTTAGGAGTAAATACGCTATGGGTAAATCCGAATATGCTGTCTCCTCAAGAAGATAATGGTTATGATGTATCAGACTACTATGCGATTGATCCTTTGTTCGGTACAAAAGAGCAATCTGAAAAATTCGTTAAAGAAGTCCATGATCGTGGAATGAAGCTTATTTATGACTTCCCCTTAAATCATACTTCTACTGAGCATTATTGGTTTAAAGAGGCCATTAAAGGTCCAGATAACCCTTATCGTGATTATTATATATGGGCAGACGCTCCTGATGGCAGAGACTATCCAAATAATTGGTATTCTGATGATAAAGAACCATCTTGGACAAAAGAGCCGAATGGAAATCAATTCTATCTGCATCTTTACAAAGATAGTATGGCTGATTTAAATTGGGCTAATCCTAGTGTACGAAAAGAACTGCTAGATATTGGAAAATTCTGGATTCAAAATGGGATTGACGGTTTTCGTTTAGATGCTGTTCTATATATAGATAAAAAAGAGGGATTACCTGATGATCCCGATGCACCTGAAGACGGAGAAGGTTCTGGTAAATTAGTGAACGAACATGGACCAAATATTAGAAAATACCTTGAAGAGTTCAACGAAGAATTAAGAAAATACAATGAAGATCTTTTAGTCATCGGTGAAGCTCCCACTGCTGGGGCTGATTTAGCTTTAGACTATATAGGATCTGAAAATGATATGATAGATAATGTTATTTCATTTACTTATTTTCCCGAGATAGACGATGACAAAGATTCAGAACTCCCTTATGATATCCAAATTGGTCCCTTAGATAAAGGAAAATTTAAAAATGAAATGAATGCTTGGCAAATTAAAATGGCAGATCGTGGCGGTCCTATTCTGTATTGGAATAATCATGATATGCCTAGAGCCGTTTCTAGATTTGGTGATACAGAGGATTATAGAGACAACAGCAGTAAACTATTAGCTACCTTAATGTATCTTCAAAAAGGTGTTCCAATCATTTATTATGGAGAAGAAATTGGAATGAAAAATAGTCCAATCGATGATCTTTCAGGCTTTGAAGTCCCCGGAAAAGAGAAAGTTGTTGAGGAAGCTAAACAAAAAGGCTATTCAGTAAATACAATCAAAAGACAGCTCAAAGCCCGTGCAAAAAATATCAGCCGAGGAGTTATGCAATGGGATGATACAGAATTTGCAGGTTTTTCTACGGTTAAACCATGGATCGAATGGAATACAGAAGAAAAATATAATGTTCAATCTCAAGATTCAGATCCCGGTAGCATCTTAAATTATTACCGAAAGTTACTTTCTCTTAAAAAATATTTTTTATTTGTAGAAGGGACTTTTGAATTAAAACCAACTAAAGAAACTTTATATATTTATGAAAGAACTTTAGGAGCAGAAAAAGCACTCATCTACTGTAATTTTTCTAATAAAGCTGAAAATCTAGAAGTGAGTGAAGATTTACAAAAAGAATGGGCTGTTATTCTTGAAAATCAAGGAAATCATTTAAAAGGTACGCATTTACAGTTAGCTCCATTTGGTGCCGTTGTTTTTAGAAAACAACTCATTGAATGA
- a CDS encoding glucose 1-dehydrogenase, which translates to MTEREKDIIETQAPKEDYRQEDANKEMSPVPKNESSDYKPAGKLEGKVAIVTGADSGIGAAVAIAFAKEGADVVVTDYENKEDAENLRKRIEDIRGKVLWFTGDVGDESFAQEVIEKTVAEYGSVDILVNNAAEQHTRKSITEITAAQLDRTFRTNIFSMFYFVKAALPHMNENGKIINTTSVTAYQGSPGLLDYSSTKGAIVAFTRSLSQNQEIIDKKVRVNAVAPGPIWTPLIPATTSNDDKEEFGASVPMKRAGEAYELAPAYVYLASEDSSYVSGQVLHVNGGTVING; encoded by the coding sequence ATGACTGAAAGAGAAAAAGATATCATCGAAACTCAAGCTCCAAAAGAAGATTATCGACAAGAAGATGCAAATAAAGAAATGAGTCCGGTTCCAAAAAATGAGTCGTCAGATTACAAACCTGCTGGTAAATTGGAAGGAAAAGTAGCTATTGTAACAGGAGCAGACAGCGGGATTGGAGCAGCTGTTGCCATTGCATTTGCCAAAGAAGGGGCAGATGTTGTTGTAACCGATTACGAAAATAAAGAAGATGCTGAAAATTTAAGAAAACGAATTGAAGACATCCGTGGTAAAGTTCTTTGGTTCACCGGTGATGTTGGGGATGAATCATTTGCACAAGAAGTAATTGAAAAAACGGTAGCGGAATATGGTAGTGTAGATATTTTAGTGAATAATGCTGCCGAACAACATACGCGTAAATCGATTACTGAAATTACTGCTGCACAATTGGACCGTACTTTCCGAACGAATATTTTTTCAATGTTTTATTTTGTGAAAGCAGCATTGCCTCATATGAATGAAAATGGAAAAATCATTAATACGACTTCTGTAACGGCTTATCAAGGTTCACCAGGTTTATTAGATTATTCATCTACTAAAGGAGCTATAGTAGCCTTTACTCGTTCGCTTTCACAAAATCAAGAAATCATTGATAAGAAAGTTCGTGTCAACGCAGTAGCTCCAGGGCCGATTTGGACTCCTTTAATTCCGGCAACTACATCAAATGATGATAAAGAAGAATTTGGTGCATCTGTTCCAATGAAACGAGCAGGAGAAGCTTATGAACTAGCACCGGCTTATGTTTATTTAGCCAGTGAAGATTCTAGTTATGTTAGTGGACAAGTTCTTCACGTAAACGGCGGAACCGTAATTAATGGGTAA
- a CDS encoding diacylglycerol/lipid kinase family protein, with protein MTKAVLIVNPSSGGEKGKEYTVLAQETLESMYDSVSVKETAKGGDAEQFAKAAARERVEAVFVMGGDGTVNEGICGLAEEEYRPKFGIIPLGTVNDVGRALGIPLNPEAAIRMLPKAITKELDIGKVNDSYFIDVIAIGKIPEAVKNVGTEQKTRLGALAYFIEGAKAFNVSQSYPFKLTLDDEVIEHESILLLIALTNSVGGFENMLPQAKIDDGYLHLIVLKGSTLMDKVKLIPKVIQGNTAEANETLYRKFKSGKITVTDEDMEVISNIDGDEGDKLPLALQILPRHITIFVPESKSSVK; from the coding sequence ATGACAAAAGCTGTATTGATCGTAAATCCTTCCTCTGGAGGAGAAAAAGGAAAAGAATATACTGTCCTTGCTCAAGAGACGTTAGAATCGATGTATGATAGTGTTAGTGTGAAGGAAACAGCAAAAGGCGGAGATGCTGAGCAATTTGCCAAAGCAGCCGCTAGAGAAAGAGTAGAAGCCGTTTTTGTTATGGGCGGGGACGGAACAGTTAATGAGGGTATCTGCGGACTGGCAGAAGAGGAATATCGTCCTAAATTTGGCATTATCCCGTTAGGTACAGTCAATGATGTTGGACGCGCCTTAGGGATCCCTTTGAATCCTGAAGCAGCTATTCGTATGTTGCCAAAAGCTATTACAAAAGAATTAGATATTGGAAAAGTAAATGATAGTTATTTCATTGATGTGATTGCTATAGGGAAAATTCCAGAAGCAGTTAAAAATGTAGGAACCGAGCAAAAAACACGCTTAGGAGCGTTAGCTTATTTTATTGAAGGTGCCAAAGCATTTAATGTTAGTCAGAGCTATCCATTTAAATTAACGTTAGATGATGAGGTCATTGAACATGAATCTATTTTACTGCTCATTGCATTAACGAATTCTGTAGGTGGCTTTGAAAATATGCTCCCACAGGCAAAAATAGATGATGGGTATTTGCACTTAATTGTTTTAAAAGGGAGTACTTTAATGGACAAAGTTAAATTGATTCCTAAAGTGATCCAAGGAAATACGGCGGAAGCAAATGAGACACTTTATCGGAAATTCAAATCCGGAAAAATAACTGTTACAGATGAAGATATGGAAGTTATAAGCAATATTGATGGAGATGAAGGAGACAAGTTGCCACTTGCACTTCAGATTTTGCCTCGTCATATTACTATTTTTGTTCCAGAAAGCAAATCATCAGTAAAGTAA
- a CDS encoding M3 family oligoendopeptidase has translation MKYSMKWDLDSVFPGGSSSPQLKEKLALIREQLDELSALIKKWDTGKDSPAFKSLETILLVQEKLTKGLSQVFTFVEAVQSADVADKQAGAVFGQVFELSSAFSTLQTILTKKMVAIPDDIWNKIIELPAFKEIEFSLNETRTQGKELLSEAEEALINALSIDGFQGWSDHYDSLVATIEIPFEDSEGHIQRLSAGQAYNKMNTDPDAKVREQLFEKWEETWGNMAPLFSDTLNHLAGFRLADYKAHGVKDYLKRPLEYNRMKQETLDAMWKAVSDHKQPFVDYLKRKAQLLGKDKLSWQDTEAPVMIGDAEAKVYPYDEGADFIVENFRKFSEKMADFAQYAFDHSWIEAEDRGGKRPGGYCSELPESKESRIFMTYAQSPSEVSTLAHELGHAFHSHVMTDLPTLNQQYAMNVAETASTFAELIIADATVKEAASKEEKITLLDTKIQNALAMFLNIHARFLFETRFYAERQNGIVTDERLGELMEEAQKEAYQDSLSDYHPHFWASKLHFFIADVPFYNFPYTFGYLFSLGIYARSLEEGSSFEDDYIALLRDTASMSTEDLAMKHLNVDLTKPDFWEDGIAIMKNDVDTFMELTQEFIN, from the coding sequence ATGAAATACAGTATGAAATGGGATCTTGATTCCGTTTTCCCTGGTGGAAGCAGTTCGCCCCAATTAAAAGAAAAATTAGCACTTATTCGTGAACAACTAGATGAGTTGTCTGCACTCATTAAAAAGTGGGACACAGGAAAAGACAGTCCAGCATTTAAAAGTCTTGAGACTATTTTACTCGTTCAAGAAAAATTGACGAAAGGCCTTTCTCAAGTCTTTACCTTTGTAGAAGCTGTTCAATCTGCAGATGTTGCAGATAAACAAGCTGGAGCAGTTTTTGGTCAAGTATTTGAATTGAGCAGCGCTTTTAGTACTCTTCAAACAATTCTTACTAAAAAAATGGTTGCCATACCAGATGACATTTGGAATAAAATAATTGAACTTCCTGCTTTTAAAGAAATTGAGTTTAGTTTAAACGAAACTCGTACACAAGGAAAGGAATTGTTAAGCGAAGCAGAAGAAGCTCTGATCAACGCACTTTCTATTGATGGTTTCCAAGGATGGAGCGATCACTACGATTCACTTGTAGCTACTATCGAGATTCCTTTTGAAGACAGTGAAGGACATATTCAACGTCTATCTGCTGGACAAGCCTACAACAAAATGAATACTGATCCAGACGCAAAAGTCCGTGAACAATTATTCGAAAAATGGGAAGAAACTTGGGGCAACATGGCTCCTTTATTCAGTGATACGCTAAATCATTTAGCAGGTTTCCGTTTGGCTGATTATAAAGCTCATGGTGTGAAAGATTACTTGAAACGTCCATTAGAATACAACCGGATGAAACAAGAAACACTAGATGCTATGTGGAAAGCCGTTAGTGACCATAAACAACCATTTGTGGATTACTTAAAGCGCAAAGCTCAATTGCTTGGAAAAGACAAATTATCTTGGCAAGATACTGAAGCACCTGTAATGATTGGAGATGCTGAAGCTAAAGTGTATCCTTATGATGAAGGTGCTGATTTCATTGTAGAAAATTTCCGTAAATTCAGTGAGAAAATGGCTGATTTTGCTCAATATGCTTTTGATCACAGTTGGATTGAAGCCGAAGATCGCGGTGGAAAAAGGCCTGGCGGTTATTGTTCAGAATTGCCAGAAAGTAAAGAATCACGGATTTTCATGACTTATGCCCAATCTCCAAGCGAAGTATCGACATTAGCTCACGAATTAGGTCATGCTTTTCATAGTCATGTCATGACGGATCTTCCAACGCTTAATCAACAATATGCTATGAATGTTGCTGAAACAGCCAGTACTTTTGCGGAACTTATTATAGCTGATGCAACAGTTAAAGAAGCTGCTTCAAAAGAAGAAAAAATCACTTTATTAGATACGAAAATCCAAAATGCTTTAGCTATGTTTTTAAATATCCACGCTCGTTTCTTATTTGAAACTCGCTTTTATGCTGAACGTCAAAATGGTATTGTAACAGATGAACGCCTTGGTGAGTTGATGGAAGAAGCTCAAAAAGAAGCTTATCAAGACTCATTAAGCGACTACCATCCTCATTTTTGGGCAAGTAAACTTCATTTCTTTATTGCTGATGTTCCTTTTTACAATTTCCCATATACTTTTGGGTACTTGTTTAGTCTAGGTATCTATGCTCGTTCATTGGAGGAAGGTTCTAGCTTTGAAGATGACTACATTGCTTTGCTGAGAGATACTGCCTCTATGTCTACAGAAGATCTAGCGATGAAACATTTAAATGTTGACTTAACTAAACCCGACTTTTGGGAAGATGGTATTGCAATCATGAAAAACGATGTGGATACTTTTATGGAATTGACTCAAGAATTTATTAACTAA
- a CDS encoding VanZ family protein translates to MRSTVKDNLFIALAIVIMMVLFYSSSQPYTDQSLTGVLDEILAKEPLKNVLSLIHFNYAGSEVSIAAQGYSSFVEFFIRKLAHFGTYFLLGLCWFLGLKNKMTSMGLAAFVSWLLASGYAAFDEFHQSITPDRTPLMEDVILDATGALTSILLALIFFLFFYKKKKINPSFKRVTR, encoded by the coding sequence ATGCGCTCGACAGTAAAAGACAATTTATTTATTGCACTTGCTATTGTAATTATGATGGTGTTATTTTATAGTTCTTCACAACCTTACACCGACCAATCATTGACAGGTGTATTAGATGAAATTCTAGCTAAGGAACCTTTGAAAAATGTATTAAGTCTGATCCACTTTAATTATGCCGGCAGTGAAGTAAGTATTGCAGCACAAGGGTATAGTTCTTTTGTGGAATTTTTCATTCGAAAATTAGCTCATTTTGGAACTTATTTTTTATTAGGGCTGTGTTGGTTTTTAGGATTGAAAAATAAAATGACGAGTATGGGGCTAGCCGCTTTTGTCTCTTGGTTGCTAGCATCTGGATATGCTGCTTTTGATGAGTTTCATCAAAGTATTACGCCAGATCGGACTCCATTAATGGAAGATGTGATCTTAGATGCAACAGGGGCTTTAACAAGCATTCTGTTAGCTTTGATTTTTTTCCTATTCTTTTATAAAAAGAAGAAAATCAACCCTTCATTTAAAAGGGTAACACGGTAA
- a CDS encoding YebC/PmpR family DNA-binding transcriptional regulator: MSGHSKWSNIQGRKNAQDAKRGKVFQKISREIYMAVKSGGPDPSINPSLRMVMDKAKSNNMPNDNVERAIKKGSATGENENYDEVIYEGYGPKGTAVLVHTLTDNLNRTGTNVRVAFNKNGGSLGEKGSVSYMFDRKGYIAIEREGLDVDEDTMLMSVLEAGGDEMETSDEVFEIYTDPSDLPDVRDALEKEGYTLAQAEVTMIPQTTVELPEDKKALFNQMIDKLEEDDDVSEVFHNAEL, translated from the coding sequence GTGTCAGGACATTCAAAATGGAGCAATATTCAAGGGCGTAAAAATGCACAAGATGCAAAACGCGGAAAAGTATTCCAAAAAATATCAAGAGAAATCTACATGGCTGTGAAAAGTGGTGGACCTGATCCGAGCATAAATCCTTCGTTGCGTATGGTTATGGACAAAGCTAAATCGAATAATATGCCAAATGATAATGTTGAACGTGCTATAAAAAAAGGCAGTGCAACTGGTGAAAATGAAAATTATGATGAAGTGATCTATGAAGGTTATGGTCCAAAAGGAACGGCTGTTTTGGTGCACACTTTGACTGACAACTTAAATCGTACAGGAACGAATGTCCGTGTCGCTTTTAATAAAAATGGTGGTTCATTAGGTGAAAAAGGTTCTGTTAGCTACATGTTTGACCGTAAAGGCTACATTGCCATTGAACGTGAAGGTTTAGATGTAGATGAAGACACGATGTTGATGAGTGTTTTAGAAGCTGGCGGAGATGAAATGGAAACATCAGATGAAGTATTTGAAATTTATACTGATCCTTCTGATTTACCAGATGTGCGTGATGCTTTAGAAAAAGAAGGCTATACACTAGCACAAGCAGAGGTAACCATGATTCCACAAACAACCGTTGAATTACCAGAAGATAAAAAAGCTTTATTCAATCAAATGATTGATAAACTTGAAGAAGACGATGATGTGTCAGAAGTCTTCCACAACGCTGAATTATAA
- the comGA gene encoding competence type IV pilus ATPase ComGA, whose product MEIEEFTQYVISKAQEVGTSDIHILPEEKQYHFYFRIGGKLCFWNAIPDEEGRRFISYFKYLSNMDVGERRKPQSGAAQLMVQGKNIALRFSTITNFRTQESMVIRILNQTVNLSLSKTAYFKKEVKLIESLAQFNSGLLIFSGPVGSGKTTTMYQLVRESYHKNKQQVITVEDPVEIDEPMFLQTQVNEKAGITYETLLKSSLRHHPDTIIIGEIRDDETAKMVIRGALTGHLIIASVHAKNTVGVISRLLELGVTQEQLKQTLLGVIFQKLIPRYCSFCNGDCVPSCGHMRIYEKRAVLYEVFSRKELKQYLAQIKTEEEIQRKQTRSFNLLLRKAYAYGYITEQNFIHFQIP is encoded by the coding sequence TTGGAAATTGAAGAATTTACACAATATGTCATCTCAAAAGCCCAAGAAGTAGGAACTAGCGATATACATATTTTGCCTGAAGAGAAGCAATACCATTTTTATTTTCGAATTGGAGGGAAATTGTGTTTTTGGAATGCAATACCAGATGAAGAAGGCAGACGATTTATATCTTATTTTAAATATTTATCAAATATGGACGTTGGAGAGAGGAGAAAGCCGCAAAGTGGAGCAGCACAATTAATGGTTCAAGGAAAAAATATAGCACTTCGTTTTTCAACTATAACCAATTTTAGAACGCAAGAATCTATGGTCATAAGAATATTAAATCAAACCGTAAACTTATCTTTATCAAAGACAGCTTATTTTAAAAAAGAAGTCAAGTTAATAGAGAGCTTGGCTCAGTTTAATAGTGGGCTGCTTATTTTTTCAGGACCTGTAGGATCAGGGAAAACTACAACCATGTATCAGCTTGTTCGTGAAAGTTATCATAAAAACAAACAACAAGTAATTACCGTTGAAGATCCTGTGGAAATTGATGAACCAATGTTTTTACAGACGCAAGTAAATGAAAAAGCGGGAATTACGTATGAAACATTATTAAAATCTAGTTTAAGACATCATCCAGATACAATTATTATTGGTGAAATTAGAGATGATGAGACGGCAAAAATGGTGATAAGAGGAGCTTTGACCGGTCATTTAATTATTGCTAGTGTACATGCAAAGAATACTGTAGGGGTCATTTCTCGCTTATTGGAATTGGGAGTAACACAAGAACAATTAAAACAAACATTACTTGGAGTAATATTTCAAAAGTTGATTCCAAGGTATTGCTCTTTTTGTAACGGTGATTGTGTTCCCTCATGTGGACACATGCGTATATACGAAAAGAGAGCCGTTTTATATGAGGTTTTTTCGCGAAAAGAACTGAAACAATATCTCGCTCAGATAAAAACGGAAGAAGAAATTCAAAGAAAACAAACTAGGTCTTTTAATTTGTTGTTAAGAAAGGCGTATGCATATGGCTACATTACTGAACAAAACTTTATTCACTTTCAGATTCCGTAA
- the comGB gene encoding competence type IV pilus assembly protein ComGB yields MATLLNKTLFTFRFRKKKSSAVQASFLIKLSSLMAEGFSLRESLLFLQMILPKEKHWIQAVLEELEEGERFDSSIKKQGFPDRVSAQIYLSFIHGNLTEALAASGSYLEEKAKQQGQLTKLLQYPLFLLVFMIGILMAIRVMILPNFEQMNATNGSSINNIAIGFIYHFPTLLGIISLVVCLSTLIIKNQLGKRTAIQRTTFFMKIPLLSAMLRLYYTNLFSYEWSQLLKSGLQMNKIIELMQTKETTQLMQEVANEIEKELRKGLNFKESMSQFTFFNSELGFIIMHGEATSRLGIELAVYAKDCQLRLMDKIQKIFSWIQPIIFLVIAFFIMCVYLALLLPTFTMMEEIL; encoded by the coding sequence ATGGCTACATTACTGAACAAAACTTTATTCACTTTCAGATTCCGTAAAAAAAAATCATCAGCTGTTCAAGCATCTTTTTTAATAAAATTATCTTCCTTGATGGCAGAAGGCTTTTCGTTAAGAGAGTCTTTACTATTTTTACAAATGATCTTACCAAAAGAAAAACACTGGATTCAGGCTGTTTTAGAAGAATTGGAAGAAGGGGAACGTTTCGATAGTAGCATAAAAAAGCAAGGTTTTCCTGATCGAGTTTCTGCTCAAATTTATTTATCTTTTATTCATGGCAATTTGACAGAAGCTCTAGCGGCAAGTGGAAGCTACTTGGAAGAAAAAGCAAAGCAACAAGGTCAGTTAACAAAATTATTGCAGTACCCGTTATTTTTATTGGTTTTTATGATTGGTATTTTAATGGCTATTCGAGTTATGATATTGCCTAACTTTGAACAAATGAATGCAACAAATGGATCTAGTATCAATAATATTGCGATTGGTTTTATCTATCACTTCCCTACATTATTAGGAATAATTTCTCTAGTAGTGTGTTTAAGCACTCTGATTATCAAAAATCAATTAGGAAAACGTACTGCCATTCAACGTACTACTTTTTTTATGAAGATTCCTCTTCTTTCTGCAATGCTAAGACTGTATTATACAAATTTATTTAGTTATGAATGGAGCCAGTTGTTAAAAAGTGGACTACAAATGAATAAAATTATTGAATTAATGCAAACAAAAGAAACCACTCAGCTTATGCAAGAGGTTGCGAATGAAATTGAAAAAGAATTGAGAAAAGGACTTAATTTTAAAGAATCAATGAGCCAGTTCACCTTTTTTAATAGTGAACTTGGATTTATTATTATGCATGGTGAAGCAACTAGTCGTTTAGGAATAGAATTAGCAGTATATGCAAAAGATTGTCAATTAAGATTAATGGATAAGATACAGAAAATCTTTAGTTGGATTCAACCGATTATTTTTTTAGTGATTGCTTTTTTTATTATGTGTGTTTATTTAGCGTTATTATTACCGACGTTTACGATGATGGAGGAGATTCTATGA